One Oscillospiraceae bacterium DNA window includes the following coding sequences:
- a CDS encoding O-antigen polysaccharide polymerase Wzy family protein, translating into MTADRLRARSTLRNTLFFGVGGVLLIAANLMPIFNSFFYAGAVYVLLWANFILNIGILCDLCSHFRRDFPMLVFTLSFDLLLLGRVYIAFWAKDQADLLYNLEASSYENLFSALQIVTFALLFAYAGYKLCAPLFLRREKALAKRDPAVFHNDQLTPLIRQISKIVLLISSLAFFFMLVRSISVVLRYGYLGSYTKQIENEVPSVISRLSMFFVPSFAVFLATLPDRRQLRLPLLVYGVYMLSSLLTGRRNTFVCEALMLLIYFVLRDRLLPKEQRLVQKKRIVPILILAVVLVYLLQVVAVRRSGSGSGHNLLNMISNFIYSQGATYRVVQQTVNCWDRFDHQTAWQFIFYPCTEFVHNNPLTQTIFGLSPIVSTQSTQYVLTNYNLAHVLTYMVDPARYLSGGGFGTTYVAEAYLGFGMAGVAVVSGFFGVAFRFFSSMLTRSWPVLALSLLAVKELVYVPRNFALSWVFNTFSITYLLYFIGIYLLALLIARLGAHLRRTNGSICPAREVPSD; encoded by the coding sequence ATGACGGCAGACCGGCTGAGGGCACGCAGCACCCTGCGCAACACACTGTTTTTCGGTGTCGGCGGTGTTCTTCTCATAGCGGCAAATTTAATGCCGATTTTCAACAGTTTCTTTTACGCAGGCGCGGTGTATGTGCTTCTTTGGGCCAACTTTATTCTGAATATCGGCATCCTCTGCGACCTGTGCAGCCATTTTCGGCGCGACTTCCCCATGCTGGTCTTTACCCTTTCCTTTGACCTGCTGCTGCTGGGGCGCGTCTACATTGCTTTTTGGGCGAAAGACCAGGCTGATCTGCTGTATAACCTAGAGGCCAGCTCTTACGAAAATTTATTTTCAGCGCTGCAGATTGTCACCTTTGCGCTGCTGTTTGCCTATGCGGGGTACAAGCTTTGTGCGCCGCTGTTTTTGCGCCGGGAAAAGGCCCTTGCCAAGCGGGACCCGGCCGTCTTTCACAACGACCAGCTGACCCCGCTGATTCGCCAAATCAGCAAAATTGTGCTGCTGATAAGCTCCCTGGCTTTCTTCTTTATGCTGGTGCGCAGCATCTCGGTGGTGCTGCGCTACGGGTACCTGGGGTCGTACACCAAGCAGATTGAAAATGAAGTGCCAAGCGTCATCAGCCGGCTCTCCATGTTTTTTGTGCCCTCTTTCGCGGTGTTTCTGGCAACTCTGCCAGACCGGCGTCAGCTGCGGCTGCCGCTTCTCGTCTACGGTGTCTACATGCTCTCTTCCCTTTTGACCGGCCGGCGCAACACCTTTGTCTGTGAGGCGCTTATGCTGCTCATCTATTTTGTGCTGCGCGACCGTCTACTGCCCAAAGAGCAGCGCTTGGTGCAAAAAAAGCGCATTGTGCCGATTCTCATTTTGGCCGTAGTGCTGGTGTACCTGCTGCAGGTAGTGGCGGTGCGGCGCTCGGGCAGCGGCTCTGGGCACAACCTGCTCAACATGATTTCAAACTTTATTTACTCGCAGGGGGCCACCTACCGCGTGGTACAGCAGACCGTAAACTGCTGGGACCGCTTTGACCACCAGACCGCCTGGCAGTTTATTTTCTATCCGTGTACTGAATTTGTACACAACAATCCGCTTACCCAAACGATTTTCGGGCTTTCGCCGATTGTCAGCACCCAAAGCACACAGTATGTACTGACAAACTATAATCTGGCCCACGTGCTGACCTACATGGTCGACCCGGCGCGCTACCTTTCCGGCGGCGGCTTTGGCACCACCTATGTCGCCGAGGCCTACCTTGGCTTTGGCATGGCGGGTGTTGCGGTTGTCAGCGGCTTTTTTGGGGTTGCTTTCCGCTTTTTCTCATCGATGCTCACGCGCTCTTGGCCGGTGCTGGCCCTTTCCCTGCTCGCTGTCAAAGAGCTGGTGTACGTGCCGCGCAACTTTGCGCTTTCTTGGGTATTCAATACCTTTTCAATTACCTATCTGCTCTACTTTATCGGCATTTACCTGCTGGCGCTGCTCATTGCACGCTTGGGCGCGCATCTGCGCCGCACAAACGGCAGTATCTGCCCCGCACGGGAGGTGCCATCTGATTGA
- a CDS encoding glycosyltransferase yields MKLLILLTTSFPLGSGEDFLSAELLQATGFDRILVCPCSPQPGAQQTKPLPESCTLVHLQRSPLGKSTYARLLFCPAARQDLSALHKAGQYTLARAHDLVYFLKHTEEIYTALKQAVSAEPGDSVVLYSYWLYEAAAAAVRFAKDLRQKGVSVRLISRAHGFDIHKERRQSGYLPLRPYLFAHLDHIFPCSQDGAAVLQKEAGPALAKKITCAYLGTNDCGLGQPRQTPLHLVSCSYMVPVKRLHLILSALEQADFPVTWTHLGGGPLEAELREKAKSLPPNVTAEFLGQMKNTEVLEYYKSHPVTAFVNVSESEGVPVTVMEAASFGIPAIATNVGGTHELVQDGTNGFLLPKAFAPQELLAAVKRLRDLPTADYTALCENARGLWAEKFNAEKNYQNFYHDLSCGSLS; encoded by the coding sequence TTGAAGCTGCTAATTCTTTTGACCACATCGTTCCCCCTGGGCAGCGGCGAGGATTTTCTTTCCGCAGAGCTTTTGCAGGCGACCGGGTTTGACCGTATTCTGGTGTGTCCCTGCAGCCCGCAGCCCGGCGCGCAGCAGACAAAGCCCCTTCCCGAAAGCTGCACGCTTGTGCACCTGCAGCGCAGCCCCCTTGGTAAAAGCACCTATGCGCGCCTGCTTTTCTGCCCCGCCGCACGGCAGGACCTTTCTGCTCTGCACAAAGCCGGTCAATATACCCTCGCGCGCGCCCACGACCTTGTGTATTTTTTAAAACATACAGAAGAAATCTACACTGCGCTGAAGCAGGCCGTGTCGGCAGAGCCCGGCGATTCTGTGGTCCTTTACAGCTACTGGCTGTATGAAGCGGCCGCGGCCGCGGTCCGCTTTGCCAAAGACCTGCGCCAAAAAGGCGTTTCGGTACGCCTGATTTCCCGCGCGCACGGCTTCGATATTCATAAAGAGCGCCGCCAAAGCGGTTACCTGCCCCTGCGGCCGTATCTTTTCGCTCATCTCGACCATATTTTCCCCTGTTCGCAGGACGGCGCGGCGGTGCTGCAGAAAGAAGCTGGGCCGGCCCTTGCCAAAAAGATAACCTGCGCCTATCTTGGCACAAACGACTGCGGCCTGGGGCAGCCGCGGCAGACACCGCTGCACTTGGTTTCGTGCTCATACATGGTGCCGGTCAAGCGGCTGCACCTGATTCTTTCCGCGCTGGAGCAGGCGGACTTTCCCGTCACGTGGACCCACTTGGGCGGCGGACCGCTGGAAGCGGAACTGCGCGAAAAGGCAAAAAGCCTGCCGCCAAACGTCACAGCCGAATTTTTAGGGCAGATGAAAAATACAGAAGTGCTGGAATACTACAAAAGCCACCCGGTCACCGCCTTTGTCAATGTCAGTGAAAGCGAGGGCGTACCTGTCACCGTGATGGAAGCCGCTTCCTTCGGCATTCCGGCGATTGCCACCAATGTGGGCGGCACCCACGAGCTGGTACAGGACGGCACAAATGGCTTTCTGCTGCCCAAAGCGTTTGCCCCGCAGGAACTTTTAGCGGCGGTCAAGCGCCTGCGCGACCTGCCCACGGCAGACTACACGGCGCTGTGCGAAAACGCGCGCGGCCTCTGGGCCGAAAAATTCAACGCAGAAAAAAATTACCAGAATTTTTATCATGACCTGAGTTGTGGGAGCCTATCATGA